The following are encoded together in the Candidatus Cloacimonadota bacterium genome:
- the pilM gene encoding type IV pilus assembly protein PilM, with amino-acid sequence MAKKKKTKFKESIGLDIGSHSIKLVHLKKLHEGFKLLNYEIKSTLPEGMEPVLSDLSPDRFTPVLSSMLKSLKINPKKAKHVVSSIGGDNTSIKQIKTIFLPDEELESALFFEAKKHLPISGAEMLLDYQVLNVEEKTNNMNILLGASTKTLLKEHSDILTSVGLSPGIVDIESLAVANSVIFNSFFEDGVYVILNIGAFKTNMVIYGPSAKFFARDIGWGGYHFTKDIMKRLKTTYEKAEQYKLEHGLKKEKDTVDTTSMIALDITEKSTVEQISMEVKRSLRFYVKEAGTSDFRKILLIGGGAKLLGFPEYLEEQLNIPTEVFNPYTSLEMPEKFKDRQDPQLALALGLAMRPE; translated from the coding sequence ATGGCAAAAAAGAAAAAGACTAAATTTAAAGAATCAATCGGTCTGGATATTGGTTCTCACAGTATTAAACTGGTGCATCTGAAAAAGCTGCATGAAGGTTTCAAGTTATTGAACTACGAGATCAAATCTACTCTTCCGGAAGGTATGGAACCGGTTCTTTCAGACCTTTCTCCGGACAGGTTTACTCCGGTGTTGTCTTCCATGCTGAAATCTTTAAAGATCAATCCCAAAAAGGCAAAGCATGTGGTTTCGTCCATTGGAGGTGATAATACAAGTATAAAACAGATCAAAACGATCTTCCTACCGGATGAAGAACTGGAATCCGCTTTATTTTTTGAAGCAAAAAAACATCTGCCTATCAGTGGAGCGGAAATGTTACTCGATTACCAGGTGCTGAATGTCGAGGAAAAAACGAACAATATGAATATCCTGCTGGGAGCTTCGACAAAAACATTATTAAAAGAACACTCCGATATTCTAACCTCAGTTGGACTTTCTCCGGGAATAGTTGATATAGAATCGCTTGCTGTTGCTAATAGTGTTATCTTTAATTCTTTTTTTGAAGACGGTGTTTATGTAATCCTGAATATTGGAGCCTTTAAAACAAATATGGTTATTTATGGTCCCAGTGCAAAATTCTTTGCTCGGGACATTGGCTGGGGTGGTTATCATTTCACAAAAGACATAATGAAAAGATTAAAAACAACCTATGAAAAAGCAGAGCAATATAAACTTGAACACGGTTTGAAAAAAGAAAAAGATACTGTTGATACCACTTCGATGATCGCTCTGGATATTACTGAAAAATCTACAGTTGAACAGATTTCTATGGAAGTTAAGCGTTCTCTCCGGTTTTATGTTAAAGAAGCCGGGACCAGTGATTTCAGAAAGATATTATTGATCGGCGGGGGAGCTAAATTACTGGGATTCCCGGAATATCTCGAGGAACAGTTGAATATTCCAACAGAAGTATTTAATCCTTATACAAGTCTGGAAATGCCGGAAAAATTTAAAGATAGACAGGAT